The following proteins come from a genomic window of Achromobacter sp. AONIH1:
- a CDS encoding response regulator, whose protein sequence is MRILLVEDERDMASWLMRALAQSGFVPDHAADARSAEAFMAGNEYDAIVMDLRLPDKHGLVVLREMRNRDDRTPVLLLTAQGALQDRVRGLNLGADDFLTKPFALEELEARLTALVRRSRGRQHPRLQCGSLSYDSESRAFTLDGSLLFLTPREHAALAALLTRSGYPVDKSQLFGKVFTHDSEANPDAIEVVLHRLRKKLAGSDVRIVTVRGLGYMLESVAAAPAEGN, encoded by the coding sequence ATGCGCATATTGTTGGTTGAAGACGAACGGGACATGGCGTCCTGGCTGATGCGCGCGCTCGCCCAGAGCGGCTTCGTGCCCGACCACGCAGCGGATGCCCGCAGCGCCGAAGCCTTCATGGCCGGCAACGAGTACGACGCCATCGTCATGGATCTGCGTCTGCCGGACAAGCACGGCCTGGTGGTGTTGCGCGAAATGCGCAACCGCGACGACCGCACGCCGGTGCTGCTATTGACCGCCCAGGGCGCGCTGCAGGACCGCGTGCGCGGCCTGAACCTGGGCGCCGACGACTTCCTGACCAAGCCCTTCGCCCTGGAAGAACTGGAAGCCCGCCTGACCGCCCTGGTGCGGCGCAGCCGCGGTCGCCAGCATCCCCGACTGCAATGCGGTTCGCTGTCCTACGACAGCGAAAGCCGCGCCTTCACGCTGGACGGCTCCCTGCTGTTCCTGACCCCGCGCGAGCACGCCGCCCTGGCGGCGTTGCTGACCCGCAGCGGTTATCCGGTGGACAAGTCGCAGCTGTTCGGCAAGGTTTTCACCCACGACAGCGAAGCGAACCCGGACGCCATCGAGGTGGTGCTGCACCGGCTGCGCAAGAAGCTGGCGGGCAGCGACGTGCGCATCGTCACGGTGCGCGGGCTGGGCTACATGCTGGAAAGCGTGGCTGCCGCGCCTGCCGAGGGTAACTGA
- a CDS encoding extracellular solute-binding protein, giving the protein MKRSSRAAVAVFCLSAAGAPWAPAQAAEITLMGYRGAFEQNYVKAVIEPFMKAHPDISVVYAGVQNAAAALGNLRAQKSSPQANAVIIDLSVAKIARDEGLLAELDLARIPAYGDLADLGKDLGPAAIPLTYDTLTLIYDRDAFVEAPTSWNAFWDPKQRGKVTIPAQGGGDIQAILLTIIANRMAGERDYKKTIQPGVDKLVKLAPAVQTWEPKPDAYTLVANGTSTLSIGYNARSQYYYDQTEGRLRSISPKEGSASQINVIGAIANAAEPAATLAFIQYAISPEAQESFARTMFYAPTNTRAEVDEATRARIPMMDPEQRARLIPVDWMSIGDMRESMLRPWRRQIIPASR; this is encoded by the coding sequence ATGAAACGCTCATCTCGCGCGGCCGTCGCCGTATTCTGCCTGTCCGCCGCCGGCGCGCCGTGGGCACCGGCGCAAGCGGCCGAAATCACCCTCATGGGATACCGCGGCGCGTTCGAGCAGAACTACGTCAAGGCGGTGATCGAGCCGTTCATGAAGGCGCACCCGGACATCTCGGTGGTCTATGCCGGGGTTCAGAACGCCGCTGCCGCGCTGGGCAATCTGCGCGCGCAAAAGAGCTCACCGCAGGCCAATGCCGTCATCATCGACCTGTCGGTCGCCAAGATCGCCCGCGATGAGGGGCTGCTGGCCGAGCTGGACCTTGCCCGCATTCCCGCCTATGGCGATCTGGCGGATCTGGGCAAGGACCTGGGCCCCGCGGCGATTCCGCTGACATACGACACGCTGACCCTTATCTACGACCGCGACGCCTTCGTCGAAGCGCCCACCAGCTGGAACGCCTTCTGGGATCCGAAGCAGCGAGGCAAGGTGACGATTCCCGCTCAAGGCGGCGGCGACATCCAGGCCATACTCCTGACCATCATCGCCAACCGCATGGCGGGCGAGCGCGACTACAAGAAAACGATCCAGCCCGGCGTGGACAAGCTGGTCAAGCTCGCGCCCGCGGTGCAGACCTGGGAGCCCAAGCCCGACGCCTACACGCTGGTGGCCAATGGCACGTCCACGCTGTCGATCGGCTACAACGCCCGTTCCCAGTACTACTACGACCAGACGGAAGGCCGTCTCCGGTCCATCAGCCCGAAAGAGGGCTCGGCCTCGCAGATCAACGTGATCGGCGCGATCGCCAATGCGGCTGAACCGGCCGCCACGCTTGCCTTCATCCAATACGCAATCAGCCCCGAGGCGCAGGAGAGTTTCGCCAGGACCATGTTCTATGCGCCGACCAATACACGGGCCGAGGTCGACGAGGCGACCCGCGCCCGCATTCCGATGATGGATCCGGAACAGCGCGCCAGGCTCATCCCGGTGGATTGGATGAGCATCGGCGACATGCGGGAAAGCATGCTGCGGCCCTGGCGCCGCCAGATCATTCCCGCCAGCCGCTGA